The following coding sequences lie in one Bacteroidota bacterium genomic window:
- the cas7e gene encoding type I-E CRISPR-associated protein Cas7/Cse4/CasC gives MKIELHLLQSFAPGNLNRDDTGNPKDCTFGGFRRARISSQSLKRSIRLNPLFSEIVGSKPALRTRHANKPLVETLVGLGIEKNAAEFLGQDFFNRIVGWDETAGRTKVLLFFSGPEIEEIAKRLAQLWHEKLSTIYYTEIEKQLSKIDESKTKKSKKDEVSLPKEWNDNIAELIKQLKKKEFRPARGVEVALFGRMLAEEPGLNVDAACQVAHAISTHKLDADFDYFTAVDDLLDESEESGAGMIGNIGFNASCFYRFSVVDVKKLEENLMGDLDLVLKGTIAFIRSSIHSIPGAKQNTFAAHNKPSFIMVVVRKNNDAPVSLANAFLKPVKATEKESLLEASVRHVENHWDALTSMYGLNDDTQVLITQMKDLPFYPNFQNYYLDSEEALINQLTNAMLKHLNELYS, from the coding sequence ATGAAAATTGAGTTGCATTTATTACAAAGTTTTGCGCCGGGTAATCTCAATAGAGATGATACTGGTAATCCAAAAGATTGCACTTTTGGTGGTTTTCGTAGGGCGCGAATTTCGTCTCAATCTCTTAAGAGATCAATTCGCTTGAACCCGCTTTTTAGCGAGATAGTTGGTTCCAAGCCTGCCTTGCGTACAAGGCATGCTAATAAACCACTGGTTGAAACCTTAGTCGGACTTGGAATCGAGAAAAATGCTGCTGAATTCCTTGGGCAGGACTTTTTTAATCGCATTGTAGGTTGGGACGAAACAGCTGGGCGGACTAAAGTCCTTTTATTCTTCAGTGGGCCCGAAATTGAAGAAATTGCGAAACGCCTTGCACAATTATGGCATGAAAAACTTTCGACTATTTATTACACTGAAATCGAAAAGCAACTCTCCAAAATTGATGAATCTAAAACCAAGAAATCAAAAAAGGACGAGGTTAGCTTGCCCAAGGAATGGAATGATAATATCGCCGAATTGATCAAGCAGTTGAAAAAGAAAGAGTTTAGGCCAGCCAGAGGTGTTGAGGTTGCCCTTTTTGGCCGAATGCTTGCTGAAGAACCTGGTCTCAATGTCGATGCAGCTTGCCAGGTTGCCCACGCAATATCTACGCATAAGCTCGATGCTGATTTTGACTACTTTACAGCAGTTGATGATTTACTAGATGAAAGCGAAGAATCTGGTGCTGGCATGATTGGCAACATTGGGTTCAACGCATCATGCTTTTACAGATTTTCTGTTGTTGATGTAAAAAAGCTCGAGGAAAATTTAATGGGCGATTTAGATCTTGTGCTTAAAGGTACAATTGCATTCATCAGATCAAGCATTCACTCTATACCAGGAGCCAAGCAAAACACTTTTGCAGCCCACAACAAGCCATCATTTATTATGGTTGTTGTAAGAAAGAACAATGATGCTCCGGTTTCGCTTGCCAACGCTTTTTTAAAGCCAGTAAAAGCCACAGAAAAAGAAAGCCTCCTTGAAGCATCCGTGAGACATGTTGAAAATCATTGGGATGCTTTGACCAGCATGTATGGACTTAATGACGATACACAGGTATTGATTACACAAATGAAAGACTTGCCTTTTTATCCAAACTTTCAAAATTATTACCTTGATAGTGAAGAAGCTCTTATTAATCAACTTACAAATGCAATGCTAAAACACCTAAATGAATTATATTCATGA
- the cas5e gene encoding type I-E CRISPR-associated protein Cas5/CasD, which yields MKHTLLIRLQGPMQSWGLFGRFTIRDSSQFPTKSGVLGIVAAAMGIERGKIPEDLCSLTLGIKVMSYGKISRDFHTAMDVIKADGKKGDTVVSNRYYLNDAWFIAGVSGYDEKLLIDIFESLKRPVWPIYLGRKSCPPAYPIHLSAPIQDNLLNCLRDFRDPLFPESMKADNTIWIEASEISDDSFKSGSIQIVNDQPVADMDRYFIPRKIIHLKID from the coding sequence ATGAAACACACTCTTCTTATCCGTTTACAAGGCCCGATGCAGTCATGGGGGTTATTTGGCCGCTTCACAATTCGCGACAGCTCGCAGTTTCCGACAAAAAGTGGTGTTTTGGGAATTGTCGCTGCAGCCATGGGAATTGAGAGAGGTAAAATTCCCGAAGATTTATGCAGTCTTACTTTGGGAATCAAAGTAATGTCATATGGTAAAATTTCCAGAGACTTCCATACAGCGATGGATGTGATCAAAGCAGATGGCAAAAAGGGAGACACAGTAGTGTCGAATCGATATTATTTAAACGACGCATGGTTCATTGCCGGGGTTTCTGGCTATGATGAAAAGTTGCTAATCGACATTTTCGAATCGTTAAAAAGACCAGTATGGCCTATTTATTTAGGTAGGAAATCCTGCCCTCCGGCATATCCTATCCATCTTAGTGCCCCGATACAAGATAATCTTCTTAATTGCCTTCGTGATTTTCGTGATCCACTTTTTCCTGAATCAATGAAAGCTGACAATACGATTTGGATCGAAGCATCTGAGATAAGTGATGACAGCTTTAAATCTGGAAGTATTCAAATAGTCAATGATCAGCCTGTAGCCGATATGGATCGATATTTTATACCACGAAAAATAATTCACCTTAAAATTGATTGA
- the cas6e gene encoding type I-E CRISPR-associated protein Cas6/Cse3/CasE, protein MPFLTKLLLNPMHRQVQADIGNLYDLHRTLKTALEKSGYSESFLFRVDMEISSRPVSLLLQTNRITDSLFNEMPENYCLEVMKSKDLAGLSGLLQAGKTFRFFLRANPIRKIRNSDGKHPAKVPLVHANRKINEKFESEGFVDWINRQAINNGFEVTKLIFFRTSTYQWRKGARSRQVPLFSVDYEGYLRVSDPFKLYNAITKGIGPSKAFGMGLLSLAPAY, encoded by the coding sequence ATGCCATTTCTTACAAAGCTACTTCTTAACCCAATGCATCGACAGGTGCAAGCGGATATTGGAAACTTGTACGATTTGCATAGAACACTTAAAACCGCTTTGGAAAAATCTGGTTATTCCGAGTCGTTTTTATTCAGAGTGGATATGGAAATTTCAAGCCGACCAGTATCTCTACTTCTACAAACTAACAGGATCACAGATTCTTTGTTTAACGAAATGCCTGAAAATTACTGTCTTGAAGTCATGAAATCAAAAGACCTTGCTGGCTTAAGCGGATTGCTTCAGGCAGGCAAAACTTTTCGTTTTTTCTTAAGGGCGAATCCCATCAGAAAAATTAGGAATAGCGATGGTAAGCACCCTGCAAAAGTGCCACTTGTTCATGCTAATCGGAAAATTAATGAAAAGTTTGAATCTGAAGGATTCGTTGACTGGATTAATCGGCAAGCCATTAATAACGGTTTTGAGGTTACAAAACTGATTTTCTTCAGAACAAGCACCTATCAATGGAGGAAGGGAGCCAGAAGTCGGCAGGTACCGTTATTTTCTGTGGATTATGAGGGCTACCTCCGAGTAAGCGATCCGTTCAAGCTCTACAATGCCATCACAAAAGGTATTGGCCCATCTAAAGCTTTTGGCATGGGGCTATTGTCACTTGCCCCAGCTTATTAA
- the cas1e gene encoding type I-E CRISPR-associated endonuclease Cas1, translating into MLSHIDPVKKNELPKIRDSISFIYLEYARVEQDKTGVIAVDQKGFVRLPAAALSTVLLGPGTTITHDAVRTLAESGVSIVWTGEHSVRTYASSTGETNKAYKLLEQARLFVDEKSHLAVVERMYRFRFKEPLEKNLDLRQIRGKEGIRVRTIYHREASKYGLTWSGRNYDRNSWNNSDPLNKALSVASSCLNGVCHAAIVSAGYSTAIGFIHTGKQLSFVYDIADLYKMDICVPVAFATVASGCVNLEREVRLRMRNAFQNMRLMERIVSDISKVLAIDDDIEPTYDPDSDPALPSPWWTPQR; encoded by the coding sequence ATGTTGTCGCATATAGATCCGGTAAAGAAAAACGAGCTCCCAAAAATCAGGGATTCTATCAGCTTTATTTATCTTGAATATGCACGTGTTGAGCAAGATAAAACAGGAGTAATCGCTGTCGATCAAAAGGGTTTTGTCAGGCTACCTGCTGCTGCTCTGTCAACAGTTCTTCTTGGTCCTGGCACAACGATAACACACGATGCTGTTAGGACGCTAGCAGAGTCTGGAGTCAGTATTGTTTGGACCGGTGAACACTCAGTACGGACATACGCAAGTAGCACGGGCGAAACAAATAAGGCCTACAAATTGCTGGAACAAGCCAGGTTGTTTGTAGACGAAAAAAGCCACCTTGCTGTTGTCGAGCGTATGTATCGTTTTCGATTTAAGGAACCATTGGAGAAGAACCTTGATCTGCGACAAATAAGGGGAAAGGAAGGCATAAGGGTTAGAACTATATATCATCGCGAAGCTTCGAAATACGGTCTTACATGGAGCGGAAGAAACTATGATCGCAATAGTTGGAACAATAGTGACCCCTTAAACAAGGCATTGTCGGTTGCTAGTTCTTGTCTGAATGGTGTTTGTCATGCTGCGATAGTTTCTGCTGGCTACTCCACCGCAATTGGCTTTATACATACTGGCAAGCAGTTGTCGTTCGTTTACGATATTGCCGACCTATATAAGATGGATATCTGTGTGCCCGTTGCTTTTGCAACTGTCGCATCTGGATGCGTTAATCTTGAACGTGAAGTTCGTTTGCGGATGAGAAATGCCTTTCAAAACATGCGGTTGATGGAAAGAATAGTGAGCGACATTTCAAAAGTGCTTGCAATTGATGACGATATTGAACCAACATACGATCCGGATAGCGATCCGGCACTGCCGTCACCATGGTGGACACCTCAAAGATGA
- the cas2e gene encoding type I-E CRISPR-associated endoribonuclease Cas2 — protein MTVIILESVNPSLKGNLSKWMIEVKPGCFIGKTNALIREHLWERCVKFAGMGSVIQIWHSPSEQGFELRCHNLRGREIVDFDGITLVRMLCADEGT, from the coding sequence ATGACAGTGATTATTTTAGAGTCAGTTAACCCGTCATTAAAGGGAAACTTGAGTAAATGGATGATAGAAGTTAAGCCAGGTTGCTTTATTGGCAAAACTAATGCACTGATTCGTGAACATCTGTGGGAAAGGTGTGTAAAATTTGCTGGTATGGGCAGTGTTATTCAAATCTGGCACAGCCCCAGTGAGCAAGGTTTCGAGCTTAGATGCCATAATTTAAGGGGACGTGAAATCGTTGATTTTGATGGTATCACTCTTGTCAGAATGTTATGCGCTGATGAAGGTACATAG
- a CDS encoding chromophore lyase CpcT/CpeT, translated as MSARTIRKALVLGLIITAQLALGQQSSDKASAYLKSLYRTMQGRYNSAAQAKADPDFYNISLKMLPIWPDRGYFLYVEQALADRPDKPYRVRIYRLVQHSRTEMLSEIYTPKDESAWVGKWTDKHSFDHLNMDDLVKKEGCDVKIRVTRPNRFEGYTQGNNCPSDLRGASYATTSVTITPKRMSSWDQGFDAYGKQVWGPTKGPYHFDKVGKP; from the coding sequence ATGTCAGCACGCACAATTCGCAAGGCCCTGGTATTGGGTCTGATCATTACTGCACAGCTTGCCCTGGGGCAGCAAAGTAGCGATAAAGCAAGCGCTTATCTGAAATCGCTCTACCGCACCATGCAGGGGCGTTACAACTCGGCAGCGCAGGCAAAGGCCGATCCTGATTTCTACAATATTTCCCTGAAAATGCTCCCCATCTGGCCCGACCGCGGTTATTTTCTGTATGTGGAACAAGCCCTGGCCGACCGGCCCGACAAACCTTACCGCGTGCGCATCTACCGCTTGGTGCAACATAGCCGCACCGAAATGCTGAGCGAGATATACACCCCAAAAGACGAAAGCGCCTGGGTAGGCAAATGGACAGACAAGCATTCGTTCGACCACCTGAATATGGACGACCTGGTAAAAAAGGAAGGTTGCGATGTGAAAATCCGTGTCACACGGCCCAACCGTTTCGAGGGTTACACCCAGGGGAACAATTGCCCCAGCGACCTGCGGGGTGCCTCATATGCCACCACCTCGGTGACCATCACACCCAAACGCATGAGCTCGTGGGACCAGGGCTTCGACGCCTATGGAAAACAGGTGTGGGGACCCACCAAAGGACCGTACCACTTCGACAAGGTGGGAAAACCCTGA